Genomic window (Daucus carota subsp. sativus chromosome 5, DH1 v3.0, whole genome shotgun sequence):
caataaaaatcaaatgaaGAATGAGTTAAGCAATATCTATTTATGAGAAATTAAAGATGTACCCCTTTAATaatgttgagagaatgagtagAGATGTTCTGctcatatgattttttttaaatctttctcaaaattattattttgaaaaccatataaataatttgtttaatttattggAAATGCTCTGATTACCGAGGTACCAGACAGAACCAAACAACACTGATGTATCCTTGCCGGAATCAGATAATAATTGTGTGTAAGAGATAAGACAACTATCAAACTAAATCACATGCTATCTAACCGAGCTCACTATCAAGGAAAGGtcatttttgatgatttttctaGTTAATTTGTCGAAAGTAAGCACTCTTCAAACGGAACTCGACCGCTGACATGAATTGCCTGGAATtcgttaaaaaaattcaatagttTATATCTTAAGACATGAATAATTAAGAAGCATTTTGCGTCTAGAATCTGCATGCTAGCTCCATGCGCAGGTACATACAATGAGAATTCGAAAGAAAACCGATTAATTTCAATCAACAATTGTGATCGATCGAACCAATTCGATTATTAACGATCGAATTTAAGTAAATCGAAAATAGCCTTTTTTTATGCTGTAAATGTACTTGCTACAAAATGTAATACATAAACATTCATAATATATACTCATCTACCACATGAGTAGATGAATACATGCATCAATGCATGAACACGTACTTATGTAGAAGTATACATATATAGTTCATGCAGTTGGAAGCATTTAACGCTAACAGTTCACTTGTAGATGACAATAATTTCATTTCTCCATAAATACACACTTGCACTTTCATACTCTTCACCATTTCCATACTTAGCCACTACCTCTTCACTATTTTCTCCATTCTTAACAATATTCACTTGCTTCATCTTGCAACTATGGCTTTTATAAACTCCCTCTCTTCCCTCTCTTCTTACCACCAAATACTCTTTGCAGCCCTAGCCTTAGTCATACCGTcgcttctgttcttcttgaccCGAAATAGAAAGCACGGAAAGCCTAATCTCCCTCCGGGCCCACCGGGCTGGCCCATCGTCGGAAACCTATTTCAGGTTGCTTGTTCCGGCATGCCATTTTTCATGTACATGAGAGATGTTTTGATTCCGAAATATGGGCCCATTTTTACTGTCCAAATGGGTACTCGGACCACCATCATTATCAGCGGTTCGGATTTGGCCCATGAAGCTTTGATCGAGAAGGGTCAGATATTTGCTAGCCGACCCAAGGAGAACCCGACCCGGATCGTGTTTAGCTGCAATAAGTTCACGGTCAATGCCTCGCTTTACGGCCCGGTGTGGCGGTCCTTGAGGAGGAACATGGTGCAAAACATGCTGAGCCCAACGAGGCTTAAAGGCTTTCGTGACGTTCGAGACAATGCAATGGATAAATTAATCGATCGGCTCAAGTCGGAGGCAGATGCGAATAATGGAACGGTTCGGGTCCTGAAAAGCGCCCGGTACGCATTCTTTTGTGTGCTTTTGACGATGTGTCTCGGGCTCGAGCTGGACGAGGAAATGATTGAAAAGGTCGATGATATGATGAAAACAGTGTTGCTAACAGTCGATCCGAGGATCGATGATTTTTTACCCTTGTTGAGTCCATTTTTCTATAAGCAAAGGAAGAGAGCACTTCAAGTTCGAAATCAGCAACTCGAACTTTTAATTCCTTTGATCAAAAGACGAAAAATGGCGCTTCAAAATCCAGGTCTCGACAAGAACGCTACTTCTTTTTCCTACCTGGACACCCTTTTCGACCTAGAAGTCGAAGGCCAAAAAACAGCTCCGAGCTACGCTCAAATTGTCACGCTATGCTCGGAGTTTCTCAATGGAGGTACTGATACTACTGGTACCGCCATTGAGTGGGCCATAGCCGAAATCATCGACAACCCTCGCATCCAATCAAAATTGTACGAGGAGATCAAATCGGTAGCTGGTGATCGAAAAATCGACGAAACTGATTTGCCGAATATGCCCTACTTGAATGCATTCAGCAAGGAGTTATTAAGGAGACATCCTCCTACCTACTACACCCTCACTCATGCAGTGGTCGAGCCCACTACATTGGGTGGTTACGATATTCCGCTCAATTCTAGTGTCGAATTTTTTGTGGCAGGAATAACGAATGATCCGAAACTCTGGTCCGACCCCGAAAAATTCGATCCGGACCGGT
Coding sequences:
- the LOC108223615 gene encoding cytochrome P450 77A1, with the translated sequence MAFINSLSSLSSYHQILFAALALVIPSLLFFLTRNRKHGKPNLPPGPPGWPIVGNLFQVACSGMPFFMYMRDVLIPKYGPIFTVQMGTRTTIIISGSDLAHEALIEKGQIFASRPKENPTRIVFSCNKFTVNASLYGPVWRSLRRNMVQNMLSPTRLKGFRDVRDNAMDKLIDRLKSEADANNGTVRVLKSARYAFFCVLLTMCLGLELDEEMIEKVDDMMKTVLLTVDPRIDDFLPLLSPFFYKQRKRALQVRNQQLELLIPLIKRRKMALQNPGLDKNATSFSYLDTLFDLEVEGQKTAPSYAQIVTLCSEFLNGGTDTTGTAIEWAIAEIIDNPRIQSKLYEEIKSVAGDRKIDETDLPNMPYLNAFSKELLRRHPPTYYTLTHAVVEPTTLGGYDIPLNSSVEFFVAGITNDPKLWSDPEKFDPDRFLSGNDDADITGVKNVKLVPFGLGRRICPGLGMASVHVSLMIARMVQEFEWLAYPENSKVDFTETLEFTVVMKNTLVAKIKPRV